One Cydia amplana chromosome 18, ilCydAmpl1.1, whole genome shotgun sequence DNA segment encodes these proteins:
- the LOC134656429 gene encoding probable ATP-dependent RNA helicase DHX34: MPRGASPSRHSSKRRRSHSREYRDYKQRKTSPVPSTSQPETEFSFENYKRTLNKIILYSNESNTVANSLDDFWVFVKRYEATLKKAGKPILEHRTEENHFSKFNCINFNTKIKYVDVAYDEKERRKLDKKTFEAFLNVVSIYLDFKNKEKFEKLRKLRQAQRDLPVAKYRQEIVTAVQNERVVIVAGDTGCGKSTQVPQYLHEAGFQNIACTQPRRIACISLSKRVAFETLSQFHTKVGYQIRFEKSKTADTKISFITEGLLLRQMSSENLPSYDVIILDEIHERHLMGDFLLGVLKCLIHSRTDIKLVLMSATINIKLFEDYFSAESAVVIQVPGRLFPIELQYKPIFIEDKPTREDRLDPQPYVQIMQLIDNKYPSDERGDLLIFMSGVQEITAICDAAQQYTEKTKKWIVLPLHSGLSIAEQDKVFDYPPEGVRKCIVSTNIAETSVTIDGIRFVVDSGKVKEMSYDSTTKMQRLKEFWISQASADQRKGRAGRTGPGVCYRVYSEKQYNEMDPFSTPEVSRVPLASLLLLMSSLGVSDVRRFPFVDAPPEQAIENALLELKQHGALTANEKLTALGRALSNLPVEVSLAKALVIGSATLPPHKRDSALALAAALGIRSIFTTRAHRDFECENARKPDESDHGDPLTLLSLYCAWLGEKARGGGRVWCRRRGVEEQRLYELTKLAAQLRSLLQDNNLMETPEPESMSSAERSLRHGQMKQLKNMRRQYKQKAAEEQKRKKRLKVDSYEIVDQNADEDNSLDIRDIEFRMTNDAQRIHSLISGASASSGRDLITLKVVLCRALYPQIAVADEFNHCKSVSEQLYHTWSKPFVFLHPTSFFGKQPRMLQLSEAEIQTELPAGFKSKLPVSSKHQILCYLSLLETTKPYIVNSMRMPAAQTLLLLAHSVDTNIGFSRIVCDSWLLLEFPYPETGLNLLMKAAKIRQRWDALINRRLADANPDKSVESELKKQPKLNYEQLQHDLSCDLSSYMSSEVYYTIKRLLPGDLKVLYYGPDEAHPNIDPNPFEEGYECHAHEKKGGVYVTDNIVYNCVVDNDWSYTSYQESYNIPWSCSNCGISVCLSPLEKLQHTQFTCSLKTEVKTEIPTTTRENKPNAREYKCESCEETLYMTSVEILKHKKSCKKK, from the exons ATGCCTCGTGGCGCAAGTCCGTCCAGACATTCTTCAAAGAGAAGAAGATCTCATTCACGAGAGTATCGTGATTACAAACAGCGTAAAACATCTCCAGTCCCCAGCACTTCACAGCCAGAAACCGAATTCAGTTTCGAAAACTATAAGCGAACTTTAAATAAGATAATTCTATACAGTAATGAAAGCAATACAGTGGCAAATAGTTTGGATGACTTCTGGGTATTTGTTAAAAGGTACGAAGCGACGTTGAAAAAGGCGGGTAAACCTATACTTGAACATCGAACTGAGGAAAATCATTTTTCTAAGTTTAACTGCATTAACTTTAACACTAAGATAAAATATGTTGATGTTGCTTATGATGAGAAAGAGAGGAGGAAATTGGACAAGAAAACATTTGAAGCGTTTTTGAATGTAGTGTCAATTTATTTGGACTTTAAGAATAAGGAGAAATTTGAGAAGCTAAGGAAATTAAGGCAGGCTCAGAGGGATTTGCCAGTAGCTAAATATAG GCAAGAAATAGTTACAGCAGTTCAGAATGAGAGGGTTGTCATTGTTGCCGGAGACACCGGGTGTGGGAAGTCCACACAGGTGCCTCAGTATCTACATGAAGCTGGCTTCCAAAATATAG CTTGTACTCAACCAAGGAGGATAGCCTGCATATCTCTGTCAAAACGAGTAGCGTTTGAAACTCTGAGCCAATTCCATACCAAAGTTGGTTACCAAATCAGATTTGAAAAGAGCAAGACTGCAGACACAAAGATATCTTTCATCACTGAAGGATTACTGCTCAGACAA atGTCATCCGAAAACCTGCCCAGCTACGACGTTATAATCCTAGACGAGATTCACGAAAGGCACTTGATGGGTGATTTCCTTTTGGGTGTGCTGAAGTGCTTGATACACAGCCGGACCGACATCAAGTTGGTGCTTATGTCCGCTACTATCAATATTAAGTTGTTTGAGGACTATTTCTCTGCTGAGTCAGCTGTTGTTATACAG GTACCAGGTAGATTGTTTCCAATAGAACTGCAGTACAAGCCAATATTTATCGAGGACAAACCCACGCGAGAAGACAGACTCGACCCTCAGCCTTACGTTCAAATAATGCAGTTGATTGACAACAAATATCCTA GTGACGAAAGGGGAGACCTTTTGATCTTCATGTCTGGCGTACAAGAAATAACAGCGATTTGCGACGCGGCGCAACAGTATACCGAGAAAACGAAGAAATGGATCGTACTTCCGTTACATAGTGGCTTGTCTATCGCCGAACAAGACAAG GTGTTCGATTATCCACCAGAGGGCGTCCGAAAGTGTATCGTGTCTACAAACATCGCGGAGACATCTGTCACCATCGATGGAATTAGATTCGTCGTTGATTCAGGAAAG GTTAAAGAAATGAGTTACGATTCAACTACAAAAATGCAGCGGTTGAAAGAGTTCTGGATATCCCAAGCGAGCGCGGATCAGAGGAAAGGCAGAGCTGGAAGGA CAGGCCCCGGCGTCTGTTACCGCGTATATTCCGAGAAACAATACAACGAGATGGACCCATTCAGCACCCCCGAGGTATCTCGCGTACCGCTCGCCTCCTTACTACTCCTCATGAGCTCGCTCGGCGTGAGCGATGTGAGGCGGTTCCCATTCGTCGATGCTCCGCCTGAACAAGCTATAGAGAATGCTCTATTAGAATTAAAACAACAT GGCGCCCTAACAGCCAACGAGAAACTAACAGCACTAGGCCGAGCATTATCCAACTTGCCCGTCGAAGTGTCCTTAGCCAAAGCCTTAGTAATAGGCAGCGCTACATTGCCACCACATAAGCGAGATTCAGCGCTAGCCTTAGCCGCTGCTTTAGGCATACGGTCGATTTTTACTACAAGAGCGCACAGGGATTTTGAATGCGAG AACGCAAGAAAACCTGACGAGTCTGACCACGGGGATCCGTTAACTCTTCTATCACTTTACTGTGCGTGGCTAGGTGAAAAG GCCCGTGGTGGCGGCCGCGTTTGGTGTCGCCGTCGAGGCGTGGAGGAACAGCGCCTGTACGAGTTAACTAAGCTCGCTGCGCAACTTAGAAGCCTTTTACAG GACAACAATTTAATGGAGACTCCAGAACCGGAATCAATGTCTTCAGCTGAGAGGTCCTTAAGGCACGGACAGATGAAACAATTGAAAAATATGAGAAG GCAATATAAACAAAAGGCCGCCGAAGAGCAGAAACGCAAGAAACGTCTCAAAGTGGACTCATATGAGATAGTCGACCAAAATGCCGACGAAGACAACTCACTAGACATCAGAGACATAGAGTTCCGTATGACCAACGACGCACAGCGGATACACTCGCTCATAAGCGGAGCGAGCGCGAGCAGCGGACGGGACCTTATCACTTTAAAG GTGGTATTATGCCGAGCACTATACCCCCAAATAGCAGTTGCAGACGAATTTAATCACTGCAAG tcagtaTCCGAGCAACTGTACCACACTTGGAGCAAGCCCTTCGTGTTCCTGCACCCGACGTCCTTCTTCGGCAAACAGCCGAGGATGCTTCAGCTGAGCGAGGCCGAAATCCAGACAGAGCTCCCCGCAGGCTTTAAGAGCAAACTGCCTGTCTCCTCTAAACACCAGATACTGTGTTACTT ATCGCTGCTAGAAACAACGAAGCCTTACATCGTGAACTCCATGCGAATGCCCGCCGCTCAAACTCTGCTGCTATTGGCTCATTCCGTCGACACCAATATCGGGTTCAGTAG AATCGTTTGTGACTCATGGCTGTTGCTCGAGTTCCCATACCCAGAGACGGGACTCAATCTTTTAATGAAAGCCGCTAAGATACGACAGCGGTGGGATGCTCTGATCAACAGGCGATTGGCCG ACGCAAATCCAGACAAATCAGTCGAATCAGAATTGAAAAAGCAACCTAAACTGAACTACGAGCAGCTACAACACGATTTGTCCTGCGACCTCAGTTCTTACATGTCCAGCGAAGTTTATTACACCATAAAGAGGCTGCTCCCAG GTGACCTGAAAGTATTGTACTATGGACCTGATGAAGCTCACCCGAATATCGACCCTAACCCGTTCGAAGAAGGTTACGAATGCCATGCACATGAAAAGAAGGGAGGCGTATATGTGACAGATAACATCGTATATAATTG cgtGGTAGACAACGACTGGAGTTACACCAGCTACCAAGAATCCTACAACATCCCTTGGTCCTGCTCTAACTGCGGCATTTCCGTATGTCTGTCCCCCTTAGAAAAGCTACAACACACACAGTTCACATGCTCACTCAAAACTGAGGTCAAGACTGAAATACCAACCACAACGCGGGAAAATAAACCTAATGCCAGAGAATATAAGTGTGAAAGTTGCGAGGAGACTTTGTATATGACGTCGGTGGAGATATTGAAACATAAGAAGAGttgtaaaaagaaataa